ACTCCTTATCAGTTTTATTACCAGGGAAAGTTTTCACATTGCGGAGCGAACAGCTTTCAGCTGGTAAAGCAGAATAACAGCTGGAAAATTCAGTACATCATTGATACAAGAAGAAAGGAAAATTGCGAGAATAAGAAATAATATACAATGAAAATTCACCATATCGCCATTATAGGCTCCAATTATCAAGTTTCTAGAAAGTTTTACACAGAGATTTTAGGTTTGAATGTGATCCGTGAAGTATACCGTGAAGAAAGGCAATCTTATAAGCTGGACCTTGCTATCGGAGATCATTATGTGATAGAACTTTTTTCATTCCCTGATCCTCCCGCAAGACCTTCCCGTCCCGAAGCGTGCGGATTAAGGCATCTTGCATTTTCCGTTGAAAATGTTGGCGCAAAGCGGCAGGAACTTATGGAAAAGGGACTGGAATGTGAGGAGATAAGGATCGACGAATTTACCGGTAAAGAGTTTTTCTTTACACAAGATCCGGATCAGCTTCCTTTGGAGTTTTATGAAATGTAAATGGCCTAATGTGCGTATCCCGTAAAAAAGCTGATTGCCATAATGGCTAAAACAATTGAGGATATGATGACGTAGATGTAATCTTTTTCTTTCAGGTATCCTATTAATGCAAAAACAATTCGCATTAAAGGAGTGAAAATAAGAACCAAGATTCCCAGTTGAATGATGGCCATTCCTTCACCTTTGCAGAGAGATTCCCAAAACTGGCCCCATACTTTTTCCGACGAAGAACCGGTCTCCAGTAAGGAATAGTTTTTGGGCATTTTAAAACCTTCCAGAAACAGCTTTACAAAGCCAATAATGGATATAGCTACGGACAAAATCACTCCAAGTCTCAGGAGATTTCCTACGGAGCGGTTCAAATCAACGTCTGTGAAATTTTTTCTCATCGGAAACTTTGATTTATACCGTTATACATCATATAGATTGAAAGGATTGTAATTACAATAGCAAAAAATACCTTCAGTTTTTTAGTTTTTGAAACCATCAATGTTTTAGACCCAATGAAGCTTCCTACCACAACCCCTACCAAAACAGGAGCTACAATTACCGGGATAATTTCTCCTCTTTGAAAATAGATGAGGGAACTTGCGACAGCCGTAACACCGATCATAAAATTACTCGTGGTTGTAGAAACTTTAAAAGGCAACTTCATCATATTATCCATTGCCAATACTTTCAATGCACCTGAACCGATTCCTAAAAGACCAGACATTGCTCCGGCAAACATCATCATAAAGAATCCAGGAATGGTGTTTCGCGCAGAATATTTTTTAATGACTCCTTTATCCGGAAAGGTTCCGTACAATTTAAGTTTATCTTCTAAACTTCCCTTGATCAGGGGTTCCTGGTGGTCGGGTTTTCCTTTAAGATTTAAAATTACGGTAAGGAGAAGAATACTGGCAAAAATAATCCCGATGGTATTTGGGTTCAGAATTCCGGAAACAAGAGCTCCGGCAATAGCACCTGCTGTAGTTGCTATTTCCAGAAACATTCCGATTCTCATATTGGTAAATCCTTCTTTAACAAAAGCTACGGCGGCACCGGAAGATGTACCCACCACAGATATTAAGGAAGCTCCGATTGCGTAATGCATAGGGACGCCAAAACCCAGCGTCAATAAAGGGATAATGATAACTCCTCCTCCTAAACCTGTAAGTGAGCCCAATAGGCCTGCTGAGATTGCTCCAAGGAAGAGAATAATGATTTCTGACATGAATACAAATATAAAACTATTGCAGTTTTCTGCCAAACTTTCAAAAAGATAAATTTGACGTATTTTTGTATGACTAAAAAAATGAAAATGAAATTATTCTACGTGATCCTAGGTGCCACTCCTCCAGGCAGGAATATCGAACAGCACGATGTGTTTTTTGGAATTGCTGAAAGTTTAAAGGATCTGGTTCCGGATATGAAAGACTTCTGGAAAGAGGCTGATGGTAAAATCCACCTGGACTGCCATCAGGAGGTAAGATTTGCAGATGGATATGAAGTGAAAATTGTTGAAAAAACAGATCAGGTTTCTGAAAACCAGCTATTCTTTATCAATTTAGGAGGCTATAAGAGGGGACATTTTGAAGAATTCCATGAGCAACATCTGATGGTTGGAACATCCATGGGAGAAATTATAAAGAGAGTGAAGGAAACGGAATTTTACAAAACAATGGGATTCGAAGGAGCTGTAAGCCATGTTGACGATAAGCACGGTGTGGATATCGATGATATTTTTAACGTTAATGATATCCTTCCTCAAAAAATGAAAGAGAAATACACCATTGTTTTAGAAAAATCTGATGCGGAAAATCAGGAAAATCCAATAGGTCTCGGATATCTTAAAATAGATAAAGTATAAACTTCCCATAATCACTTACGCCGGCTTTTAAGCCGGCGTAACGCGTTAAGTACAGTAAGGATCGGAGATGCGAAAATTTAGGTAATCGGCTATAAAATTTTTATCTTTGCAAAGTCTTGGATCAATGATCTGGTGTTGTATTGTAATGTTGAAAAACGTTTGATAATTGCCTATTGATCCGGATGGTCTCAATTGAAAATATATCTAATAAAAATATAGAATGAAAATAGGAATTTTAGGAGGTGGTCAGCTGGGAAGAATGCTGATACAGAGCGCATTGAAATATGATGATGAATTTTATACGCTGGATCCTGCCTCTGATGCTCCCTGCAGTACTATTTCAAATTTTACACAGGGAAATTTCAATGACTATGAAACAGTCCTGAACTTTGGAAAAAATAAAGATGTTGTAACAATAGAGATCGAGCATGTAAATGCTGATGCCCTGGCAGAACTTGAAAACCAGGGGATCAAAGTTGTTCCGAATTCTGCAATCATTAAAACCATTCAGCAGAAGATTCTTCAGAAGGAATTCTATAAGGCTCATGATATCCCAAGCCCTGAATTTCAGGCTGTCTGGAATAGTGATGAAAAAATTACAATGACACTTCCTTTTGTACAAAAGATGAATACAGGCGGATATGATGGAAAAGGTGTTCAGGTAATTAAAAATGAAGAAGATCTTCAAAATTTATGGAAGGAGCCTTCTGTGATCGAAAAGCTTGTTGATATCGATAAAGAATTGTCTGTGATTGTTGCAAGAAATGAAAAAGGGGAGACCAAGACTTTTCCCGTTACAGAAATGGTGGCTGATCCTAAGTTAAATTTATTAGATTTTAATATTTGTCCGGTTTTTTTACACGAAAACACCCAAAAGCAAATTGATGTAATTACGGAAAAGTTTCTGAATGCAATAAACTCTCCCGGGCTTTTTGCCATAGAACTGTTTTTGGATAAGGCTGGAAAAGTATGGGTAAATGAGACTGCGCCGAGACTTCATAACTCAGGGCACCAAAGCCAGGAAGGAAACGCGAATTCACAATTTGAGCAAATGTACCGTGTCGTTAAGAACCTTCCATTAGCGGATACGGAAAGTCTAGGTTATAGTGGAATGCTTAACCTTGTAGGAGCAGAAGGATATTCAGGAAAAGTAATTTATGAAGGAATGGAAGAAGTCCTGAAATTGCCTAAAACTTATGTTCACTTATATGGAAAAACGGAAACCAAACCGGGAAGGAAAATGGGGCACATTAATGTGCTGGCTGACTCCAAAGAAGAATTGATGGAAAAGCTCATCAAAGTAAAGGCTATGGTAAGAGTAATAGCTTAAAATATTGATAGAAAGACTGCTTTTCAGCAGTCTTTCTTATTTTTTTATCTCATTTTATCATTGAGTTCATTATGAAGATTTTCTATTTTATCCTTGAGCTCACTACCCAGTTTTGAAGGATAATCCTTTATTTTCTTCAGATCAAAGGCTAAGATGACAGAAGCTACTCCTACGAAAATAAATGATAAACCGGTAAGGACTACAAGAGACATTCCTGAAAATATAGGATTAGCCAAAAGCATAAACGACAGGATAATTCCGAGGATACTGAATATTGCAAGATTACCCCATCTTAGTACATGGGCGTCTTTCAAATCAAATGAGATACCCAGTAATTGGAAAGAACGGAACATCACTGTAAATCCTACAATAAATGGTAGAATGGTCATTGAAATCTGAGGATAAGAAACCAGATAGACTCCCATAATAAAGGAAAGTAGTCCCGTTACCAGATATAAGCCCCATCCATTTAATACTTTCGCGTTATTGATCGAGAAAAAGATATCGAAGATCCCCGAGACGATAAAAGAGACACTAAAAAGAAGAGATAATGTCAGATAGGTTTCAAGGGGAGATGAAAATACATATACTCCACATCCAATAAAAAGGATTCCTAGTATAAGCGGGATATACCAGTGCTTTACAGAGTTTCTGAATGATTTTAATAGATTTGGCATAATTAAAAGTATTTTGTTGCCTACTTTGAAATACGGTGTTCGGCGAGTCCGTTTTTATATTTCCATTTTAAATAATTGAATTCTGTTTTAAGGTCTAATTTACTGAAAACAAACAACTAAGAAATAGTTGAATTGATTGAATTTATTCTATTGATAGTGGTTGTTACTTGAAAATTTTCTGGATAACATTTCCGATTTCGATGAAATCCCTGTGATTTCCGAATGATCTTTTTTCAGGACTGTTTTTGTCATATTCTGAAAAAGGATAGATCAGAAGATAATTGTTTTCTTTTAGATTTTTGTTGAGAAGTTCCGGCATGAGCCTCATTTGAGGAATATAGGATACCATTCCTCTTTTAGCCATAAACACAATAAGGGCTTCATCCTCTTTTAGTCCCGCAGCTGTTTTTTCACCGTCATGCCAGGTATTCATAATGATAAATTCAGCTTCTATATTGGCTTTTTTGATGATCCTTTGTAAAAGATCAATAATACTTTCAGGAGCATAAAATATCATGGTTGCTCCTGAATTCCGGGCAATGTTCCATACCCTTAAAAGAGCATGAAAAAAGCCGGCTTCTTTATCTGAATTTTCAGGAATCATCACTGCATATTTTTTTATTGTAGAAATAGGCTGGGCAGCATGGTATACCAGTACGTTCACGTGATCATTCTGAAGGTAGCCATTATAAAGATTGTAAACGAAGGAAGGAGAAAAACCTTTTTCATCTTCAAGACCGATCATAAGATCCGTTATTTCCTGCTCTTTGATCACATTATTGACGCCGTTTACAACATCATTATCATATCTTTTCAGAGGTTGTAATTTGACATCGGCCGATGCTGCAGCATCTGTAGCCTGGTG
The sequence above is drawn from the Chryseobacterium daecheongense genome and encodes:
- a CDS encoding sulfite exporter TauE/SafE family protein, with protein sequence MSEIIILFLGAISAGLLGSLTGLGGGVIIIPLLTLGFGVPMHYAIGASLISVVGTSSGAAVAFVKEGFTNMRIGMFLEIATTAGAIAGALVSGILNPNTIGIIFASILLLTVILNLKGKPDHQEPLIKGSLEDKLKLYGTFPDKGVIKKYSARNTIPGFFMMMFAGAMSGLLGIGSGALKVLAMDNMMKLPFKVSTTTSNFMIGVTAVASSLIYFQRGEIIPVIVAPVLVGVVVGSFIGSKTLMVSKTKKLKVFFAIVITILSIYMMYNGINQSFR
- a CDS encoding DUF1634 domain-containing protein — protein: MRKNFTDVDLNRSVGNLLRLGVILSVAISIIGFVKLFLEGFKMPKNYSLLETGSSSEKVWGQFWESLCKGEGMAIIQLGILVLIFTPLMRIVFALIGYLKEKDYIYVIISSIVLAIMAISFFTGYAH
- a CDS encoding DUF1543 domain-containing protein — translated: MKLFYVILGATPPGRNIEQHDVFFGIAESLKDLVPDMKDFWKEADGKIHLDCHQEVRFADGYEVKIVEKTDQVSENQLFFINLGGYKRGHFEEFHEQHLMVGTSMGEIIKRVKETEFYKTMGFEGAVSHVDDKHGVDIDDIFNVNDILPQKMKEKYTIVLEKSDAENQENPIGLGYLKIDKV
- a CDS encoding DUF308 domain-containing protein; amino-acid sequence: MPNLLKSFRNSVKHWYIPLILGILFIGCGVYVFSSPLETYLTLSLLFSVSFIVSGIFDIFFSINNAKVLNGWGLYLVTGLLSFIMGVYLVSYPQISMTILPFIVGFTVMFRSFQLLGISFDLKDAHVLRWGNLAIFSILGIILSFMLLANPIFSGMSLVVLTGLSFIFVGVASVILAFDLKKIKDYPSKLGSELKDKIENLHNELNDKMR
- a CDS encoding VOC family protein, which encodes MKIHHIAIIGSNYQVSRKFYTEILGLNVIREVYREERQSYKLDLAIGDHYVIELFSFPDPPARPSRPEACGLRHLAFSVENVGAKRQELMEKGLECEEIRIDEFTGKEFFFTQDPDQLPLEFYEM
- a CDS encoding 5-(carboxyamino)imidazole ribonucleotide synthase, encoding MKIGILGGGQLGRMLIQSALKYDDEFYTLDPASDAPCSTISNFTQGNFNDYETVLNFGKNKDVVTIEIEHVNADALAELENQGIKVVPNSAIIKTIQQKILQKEFYKAHDIPSPEFQAVWNSDEKITMTLPFVQKMNTGGYDGKGVQVIKNEEDLQNLWKEPSVIEKLVDIDKELSVIVARNEKGETKTFPVTEMVADPKLNLLDFNICPVFLHENTQKQIDVITEKFLNAINSPGLFAIELFLDKAGKVWVNETAPRLHNSGHQSQEGNANSQFEQMYRVVKNLPLADTESLGYSGMLNLVGAEGYSGKVIYEGMEEVLKLPKTYVHLYGKTETKPGRKMGHINVLADSKEELMEKLIKVKAMVRVIA